A region of Hydrogenimonas cancrithermarum DNA encodes the following proteins:
- a CDS encoding YigZ family protein translates to MKTVQQCFESETEAKRSKFFAHLVPIGSFEEMRSQLRRKHPKASHIVWAARFVNPHGQIVEESSDDGEPKGCAGRPVLHVMQGKELMQCAVLVVRYFGGIKLGTGGMARAYSAAAQAVAAAAELKVFERRAAIHFFTAFGVMRRWEHFLESVGDLKVDRTFRSDGTAWSLEGGETAVKRVEKALKEARIDFSVEYH, encoded by the coding sequence ATGAAAACAGTTCAGCAATGCTTCGAAAGTGAAACAGAGGCAAAACGTTCGAAATTTTTTGCACATCTCGTACCGATCGGAAGTTTCGAAGAGATGCGTTCGCAGCTTCGGCGGAAACATCCGAAAGCGAGCCATATCGTCTGGGCCGCGAGATTCGTCAACCCACATGGGCAGATCGTCGAGGAGAGCAGTGACGATGGAGAACCGAAAGGGTGTGCGGGACGCCCGGTGCTTCATGTGATGCAGGGAAAGGAGCTTATGCAGTGTGCGGTTTTGGTCGTTCGCTATTTCGGTGGTATCAAGCTTGGGACGGGTGGTATGGCAAGAGCCTACAGTGCGGCTGCGCAGGCCGTTGCTGCCGCCGCCGAACTCAAAGTCTTTGAAAGAAGGGCGGCGATCCATTTTTTCACGGCTTTTGGCGTGATGAGGCGGTGGGAACATTTTCTCGAATCGGTCGGGGATCTGAAGGTCGATCGAACGTTCCGTTCCGACGGGACAGCGTGGTCTCTCGAGGGAGGCGAGACGGCCGTTAAAAGAGTCGAAAAGGCGTTAAAAGAGGCACGAATCGACTTTTCGGTAGAATATCACTAA
- a CDS encoding phosphomannomutase/phosphoglucomutase — MQHIFREYDIRGVFGEDLTEQRVKLIGYFLGKKIKEHGDYAVVTYDARTHSPQLSDWLVSGLNAANVVVLHGGLVPTPVNYFCNFNSFQVGGKAVMPAGGIQITGSHNPPEYNGFKITIDQKPFFGEYIYALGREIEKADIAIPTETDAIKIPALDSYVDYLAKDFSSLEGFDPHMAIDCGNGAAGVAIEPLLEKLKIPAQKLYFDPDGTFPNHHPDPSEEENLEDLKKALEKGADYGFAFDGDGDRIAFLSQKYNFKGDVLALFFAKTMENPTVIGEVKCSQIMYDEINKIGKAIMYKTGHSNLKVKLKETGADLAAEVSGHIFFNDRYFGYDDAIYAMMRILEMLKNGFDFDKEYEKLPKLYSTDEIKVKTTDQKKFAIIDALKKILEKRYTELKIRDIVTIDGVRVIFEDGWGLVRASNTTPILVTRFEAQTPEALERIQKLLNELIEEAKNTVG; from the coding sequence ATGCAGCATATCTTTAGAGAGTATGACATTCGCGGGGTTTTCGGAGAGGATTTGACTGAACAGAGGGTCAAACTCATCGGCTATTTTCTCGGAAAGAAGATCAAAGAGCATGGTGATTATGCCGTCGTCACGTACGATGCGAGAACCCACTCTCCGCAATTGAGTGATTGGCTCGTCAGCGGCCTGAATGCAGCAAACGTTGTCGTGTTGCACGGCGGTCTCGTCCCGACGCCCGTCAACTATTTCTGTAACTTCAACAGCTTCCAGGTCGGCGGCAAGGCGGTAATGCCCGCAGGAGGCATCCAGATTACCGGATCGCACAACCCACCCGAATACAACGGTTTCAAAATCACGATCGACCAAAAACCTTTTTTCGGTGAATATATCTATGCCCTTGGGCGTGAAATCGAAAAAGCCGATATCGCGATCCCGACGGAAACCGATGCCATAAAGATTCCGGCACTCGATAGCTATGTCGACTACCTGGCGAAAGATTTTTCTTCACTCGAGGGATTCGATCCGCATATGGCCATCGACTGCGGCAACGGTGCGGCGGGTGTGGCGATCGAGCCGCTGCTCGAAAAACTGAAAATTCCTGCACAGAAGCTCTACTTCGACCCCGACGGCACCTTCCCCAACCACCACCCCGACCCGAGCGAAGAGGAAAACCTCGAAGATCTCAAAAAAGCGCTCGAAAAGGGGGCCGATTACGGTTTCGCGTTCGATGGCGACGGAGACCGCATCGCTTTTTTGAGCCAAAAGTACAACTTCAAAGGGGATGTACTGGCTCTCTTTTTCGCCAAAACGATGGAGAACCCCACCGTCATTGGAGAGGTGAAGTGCTCGCAGATCATGTATGACGAGATCAACAAGATCGGAAAGGCGATCATGTACAAAACCGGCCACTCCAATCTCAAAGTCAAACTCAAGGAGACCGGTGCCGATCTGGCGGCCGAGGTGAGCGGACACATCTTTTTCAACGACCGCTATTTCGGCTACGACGACGCGATCTATGCGATGATGCGTATTCTGGAGATGCTCAAAAACGGTTTCGATTTCGATAAGGAGTACGAAAAACTGCCAAAACTCTACAGTACCGATGAAATCAAGGTCAAAACCACCGATCAGAAGAAGTTCGCCATCATCGATGCGCTCAAAAAGATACTTGAAAAACGTTACACCGAACTGAAGATCCGCGATATCGTGACGATCGACGGTGTGCGCGTCATTTTCGAAGACGGGTGGGGCCTGGTGCGTGCGAGCAACACGACACCGATTCTGGTGACCCGTTTCGAAGCCCAAACGCCCGAAGCACTCGAGCGTATTCAAAAACTGTTGAACGAACTGATCGAAGAGGCGAAAAACACTGTCGGCTGA
- a CDS encoding M48 family metallopeptidase produces MKNLYLRIRDDGSVGITTPWRFSKKEALAFVAQKERWIVDRLTYRGYHARQNPKRFDPSSHIWFLGVSYPVTCEPAVRNRIDFKGDRFLFKKADAVKFPEALERFYLRSAKEILAERTAYWSQKMALVPKALKFRRYKSRWGCCSADNVITLNTALLRYEMRLIDYVVIHELAHIRHKHHQKAFWELVAHYEPEWKILRKRLV; encoded by the coding sequence GTGAAAAATCTCTACCTTCGTATTCGAGACGACGGTTCTGTCGGCATTACGACACCGTGGCGCTTCTCGAAAAAGGAGGCATTGGCGTTCGTCGCGCAAAAGGAGCGCTGGATTGTTGACCGGCTCACTTACAGAGGCTACCATGCACGGCAGAACCCGAAGCGTTTCGACCCTTCGAGCCATATTTGGTTTCTGGGTGTCTCCTATCCCGTAACATGCGAACCTGCAGTGAGAAACCGCATCGACTTCAAAGGCGACCGTTTCCTTTTCAAAAAGGCTGATGCGGTGAAATTCCCCGAAGCACTGGAACGTTTCTATCTGCGAAGCGCCAAAGAGATCCTCGCCGAACGGACGGCCTACTGGTCGCAAAAGATGGCACTGGTTCCAAAAGCGCTCAAGTTCCGCCGCTACAAAAGCCGCTGGGGCTGCTGCAGTGCAGACAATGTCATTACGCTCAATACGGCGTTGTTGCGCTACGAGATGCGCCTCATCGACTATGTCGTCATCCACGAACTGGCCCATATACGCCACAAACACCACCAGAAGGCATTCTGGGAACTTGTGGCACACTATGAGCCGGAATGGAAAATTTTGAGAAAAAGACTCGTATGA
- the recD2 gene encoding SF1B family DNA helicase RecD2 — protein sequence MKLTISGKIERILFQKESFLIAKLESGAKISGNCLITDIDALEGQEVELSGNWEEHPKFGPQFVFEELNIKGSELYFYLTKVVKGVGQKLVKRLIAHYGEEELLRILDEEPQKLLTFKGIKEKKLSQITQSWQRYKEMRELAMFLAPYRIGQSIVVEIYRTFSGKENLIDAIRENPYIVTQVKGVGFKRADEMARSMGIDARSPFRIEAAVTYLMREISEQQGNSAVERSHFVQLLQEELDFEDEAPLVEEVIDRLVEREVLHLIDGHLAHTFYYRAEKGIFDFLNARRENPGEPILPDIDRFIEKEEEAIGFRLGEEQREAVRLLNRGTRVMALVGYAGTGKSTSAKMMLKLLEERYGYDAIVTTALSGIAAQRIHDTTGYRSATIQSLLVAHKEKEALPYDVVLLDEASMVNSQIFFQLISKLKEDAVFLVIGDDGQLPPIGAGNVLSDIIKYELVPVVKLTKIYRQSEEQAITLIADAIRRAELPEYRKPYIDFKFVDMSIPDYYAIRNGMNESEKKRLREEHNLRILESIRHEAVPYILEARKKLETKDIRGYLTHIQVITPMRAGPLGVENLNLQLQKLFNPDARHAVEKGLYTYKLYDKVVHIKNENMPSYSPEGFKRGDDAVDQRIFNGMIGLIFKFDPEEEECFVFYPNEQVVVRYGFDTLSDYLQLAYALTIHKTQGMEYDTIIIPMSFSHYVMHNTKLLYTAVTRAKKMCIIVGEEAAFKGACRRIDTTKRTTILQLLAKKGKI from the coding sequence ATGAAATTGACGATCAGCGGAAAGATCGAACGCATTCTCTTTCAGAAAGAGAGCTTTCTGATCGCCAAGCTCGAAAGCGGCGCCAAGATCTCGGGCAACTGCCTCATCACCGACATCGACGCGCTGGAAGGGCAGGAGGTGGAGCTAAGCGGCAACTGGGAGGAGCATCCGAAGTTCGGGCCGCAGTTCGTCTTCGAAGAACTCAACATCAAAGGAAGCGAACTCTACTTCTACCTGACCAAGGTCGTCAAAGGGGTGGGTCAGAAGCTGGTCAAACGGCTCATCGCCCATTACGGCGAAGAGGAGCTGCTCCGAATTCTCGACGAAGAGCCCCAGAAACTGCTAACGTTCAAAGGGATCAAAGAGAAGAAACTTTCACAGATCACCCAAAGCTGGCAGCGATACAAAGAGATGCGCGAACTCGCGATGTTTCTGGCCCCCTACAGGATCGGTCAGTCGATCGTCGTCGAAATCTACCGGACTTTCAGCGGCAAAGAGAATCTGATCGACGCGATCCGCGAAAATCCCTACATCGTCACACAGGTCAAGGGGGTCGGCTTCAAACGTGCCGACGAAATGGCCCGCTCGATGGGAATCGACGCCCGTTCGCCTTTCAGGATCGAGGCGGCTGTCACCTATCTGATGCGTGAAATCAGCGAACAGCAGGGCAACAGTGCCGTCGAACGGAGCCATTTCGTTCAACTGCTGCAAGAAGAGCTCGACTTCGAAGACGAGGCACCGCTGGTCGAAGAGGTGATCGACCGTCTCGTCGAACGCGAAGTACTTCATCTTATCGATGGCCATTTGGCACACACCTTCTATTACCGGGCGGAAAAGGGAATATTCGATTTTCTGAATGCACGCAGAGAGAACCCGGGCGAGCCGATTTTGCCCGATATCGATCGATTCATCGAAAAAGAGGAAGAGGCGATCGGTTTCCGGCTCGGGGAGGAGCAGCGCGAAGCGGTCAGGCTTCTCAACCGCGGCACGCGGGTCATGGCGCTTGTCGGGTATGCCGGAACGGGAAAAAGCACGAGCGCGAAGATGATGCTGAAGCTCCTGGAAGAGCGTTACGGGTACGATGCCATCGTCACGACCGCCCTCAGCGGCATCGCCGCCCAACGCATCCACGATACCACCGGCTACCGCTCCGCGACGATCCAAAGCCTTCTGGTGGCCCATAAAGAGAAGGAGGCACTTCCTTACGACGTCGTGCTTCTCGATGAAGCGTCGATGGTCAACTCCCAAATTTTCTTTCAGCTTATCTCCAAACTGAAAGAGGATGCCGTTTTTCTCGTCATCGGCGACGATGGCCAGCTTCCACCGATCGGGGCGGGGAACGTCCTTTCCGATATTATAAAATATGAACTCGTGCCCGTCGTCAAACTGACCAAAATCTACCGCCAGAGCGAAGAGCAGGCGATCACCCTGATCGCCGACGCGATCCGGCGCGCAGAACTGCCCGAGTATCGAAAGCCCTACATCGATTTCAAATTCGTCGACATGAGCATTCCCGACTACTACGCCATACGCAACGGCATGAACGAAAGTGAAAAAAAGCGGCTGCGCGAAGAACACAATCTTCGAATCCTCGAATCCATCAGGCATGAAGCCGTTCCATATATTCTGGAGGCGCGCAAAAAACTCGAGACGAAAGATATCAGAGGATACCTGACCCATATCCAGGTCATCACGCCCATGCGAGCCGGCCCGCTGGGTGTCGAAAACCTGAATCTGCAATTGCAGAAACTCTTCAACCCCGATGCCAGGCACGCCGTCGAAAAGGGACTCTATACCTACAAACTCTACGACAAGGTGGTCCACATCAAAAACGAAAACATGCCCTCCTACTCCCCGGAAGGTTTTAAACGGGGCGACGACGCCGTCGACCAGCGTATCTTCAACGGGATGATCGGTCTTATCTTCAAATTCGACCCCGAAGAGGAGGAGTGTTTCGTCTTCTATCCGAACGAGCAGGTCGTCGTCCGCTACGGTTTCGACACACTTTCGGACTATCTTCAGCTCGCCTATGCCCTGACGATCCACAAGACCCAGGGGATGGAGTACGACACCATCATCATTCCGATGAGTTTCAGCCACTACGTCATGCACAACACCAAACTGCTCTACACCGCCGTGACACGGGCGAAGAAGATGTGCATCATCGTCGGCGAAGAGGCGGCGTTCAAAGGGGCGTGCCGGCGGATCGACACGACGAAACGGACCACAATACTTCAGCTATTGGCCAAAAAAGGAAAAATATAA
- a CDS encoding acyl-homoserine-lactone synthase, which produces MFKLVKAEDENLLEEIYRLRYHVLCEEIKTLDKKDYPEGLEYDEYDRFADQYAILDKEGKVAGCLRLVHHSPIGFPTLNVMHMTDFLQKIDGERLGEISRITIHPKYRKLSLTKKIFNLIIYNGCPEMKNLGLDYALCAVEEPLFRLLRMFSIPFEKIGEAHEYLLRYRYPALLEMKELAKAHPKLCRFKENAASE; this is translated from the coding sequence ATGTTCAAACTGGTGAAAGCAGAGGATGAAAATCTACTGGAAGAGATTTACAGACTCCGTTATCATGTCTTGTGCGAAGAGATCAAAACCCTCGACAAAAAAGATTATCCGGAAGGGTTGGAATATGACGAATATGACCGTTTCGCCGACCAGTACGCGATTTTGGACAAAGAGGGGAAAGTTGCCGGATGCCTTCGACTCGTGCACCACTCTCCTATCGGATTCCCGACATTGAATGTCATGCATATGACCGATTTTTTGCAAAAAATCGATGGCGAACGTCTCGGGGAGATCTCCCGGATTACGATTCATCCGAAATACAGAAAACTTTCATTGACAAAAAAAATCTTCAATTTGATCATCTACAATGGCTGCCCGGAAATGAAAAATCTTGGACTGGATTATGCATTGTGTGCCGTGGAGGAGCCGCTGTTCAGACTGCTCAGAATGTTCAGTATTCCTTTCGAAAAGATCGGAGAAGCACACGAATATCTTCTGCGTTACCGCTATCCGGCCCTTTTGGAGATGAAAGAGCTGGCAAAGGCCCATCCAAAGTTGTGCAGATTTAAAGAAAACGCCGCCTCTGAATAG
- a CDS encoding 2,3,4,5-tetrahydropyridine-2,6-carboxylate N-succinyltransferase has product MAIEKVETKEAFKSFIESVEAQEGYRKPVAFGICRVDRGQKNRDKILQAVFPLINWNENFGSAVVLIAALQESGETVDFTTTEQVFDVSDAVVINALAAFSPYLAEAKGDAHKNVQVIATLAGIAEAELLDDNFRIVFLFEDAAPQSVEAVYIKLYALSLGKAALRSVNLNGAFGILQNVAWFGNEPFELDWLRENEIELKLNGAYPEIESVDKFPRYLQHIIPADNTRILDSAKVRMGAQLHPGTTVMPGASYVNFNAGTTGAVMVEGRISSSAIVGPGSDVGGGASILGVLSGTNGNPVTIGENVLLGANSVTGIPLGDGCIVDAGIAILEGTKVAIGRSELEKIKEVNPFWDVKVEDENILKGVELAGKNGIHFRQNSMTGQIIAMRSRREVKLNAELH; this is encoded by the coding sequence ATGGCGATTGAAAAAGTTGAAACCAAAGAGGCATTTAAGAGTTTTATCGAAAGCGTGGAAGCGCAGGAGGGGTATCGCAAACCGGTGGCGTTTGGTATCTGCCGTGTCGACCGCGGACAGAAAAACCGCGACAAGATTCTTCAGGCTGTCTTTCCTCTCATCAATTGGAACGAGAACTTCGGTTCGGCGGTGGTTCTGATCGCGGCTTTGCAAGAGAGTGGTGAAACGGTCGACTTCACGACAACCGAGCAAGTTTTCGACGTATCCGACGCAGTGGTCATCAACGCATTGGCCGCTTTTTCTCCCTATCTCGCCGAGGCAAAGGGAGATGCGCATAAAAACGTTCAGGTCATCGCTACGTTGGCCGGAATCGCGGAAGCCGAATTGCTCGACGACAACTTTCGTATCGTTTTTCTGTTCGAAGATGCCGCGCCGCAGAGCGTCGAGGCGGTCTACATCAAGCTCTACGCCCTTTCGCTCGGCAAAGCGGCACTTCGCAGCGTGAATCTGAACGGCGCGTTCGGTATTCTGCAGAATGTCGCATGGTTCGGCAACGAACCCTTCGAACTCGACTGGTTGCGTGAAAACGAGATCGAATTGAAACTCAACGGTGCCTACCCCGAAATCGAGAGTGTCGACAAATTCCCGCGCTATCTGCAACACATTATCCCTGCGGACAACACGCGCATCCTCGACAGTGCGAAAGTACGCATGGGCGCGCAGCTGCATCCGGGAACGACCGTCATGCCGGGTGCGAGCTACGTCAACTTCAATGCCGGCACCACCGGTGCCGTCATGGTCGAAGGGCGAATCTCCAGTTCCGCGATCGTCGGGCCTGGTTCGGATGTCGGTGGCGGCGCGTCGATTCTCGGAGTTCTCAGCGGAACGAACGGCAACCCCGTCACGATCGGAGAAAACGTGCTTCTCGGTGCCAACAGCGTTACGGGGATACCACTGGGTGACGGCTGCATCGTCGATGCAGGTATCGCGATTCTGGAAGGGACGAAAGTGGCGATCGGCCGTTCGGAGCTCGAGAAGATCAAAGAGGTCAATCCGTTCTGGGATGTCAAGGTCGAAGATGAAAACATTCTCAAAGGAGTCGAACTCGCCGGCAAAAATGGCATCCATTTCCGCCAAAACAGTATGACCGGCCAAATCATCGCGATGCGCAGCAGAAGAGAAGTCAAACTCAACGCAGAGCTACATTAA
- the arsC gene encoding arsenate reductase (glutaredoxin) (This arsenate reductase requires both glutathione and glutaredoxin to convert arsenate to arsenite, after which the efflux transporter formed by ArsA and ArsB can extrude the arsenite from the cell, providing resistance.), whose translation MANEVIIWHNPRCSKSREALKLLKEKGIEPKIYKYLDEHPSKEQIEEVLKMLGVSPRDIMRTKEAIYKELGLGDVEDDEKLIEAMVEHPRLIERPIVIKEGKAVLGRPPQKVIELIKE comes from the coding sequence ATGGCAAACGAGGTGATCATCTGGCACAATCCGCGCTGTTCGAAGTCGCGCGAAGCACTGAAACTTCTCAAAGAAAAGGGGATCGAACCCAAAATTTACAAATATCTCGACGAGCATCCGAGCAAAGAGCAGATTGAAGAGGTTTTGAAGATGCTTGGTGTTTCGCCGCGCGACATTATGCGTACCAAAGAGGCGATCTACAAAGAGTTGGGACTGGGGGACGTAGAGGATGATGAAAAATTGATCGAAGCGATGGTGGAACATCCGCGTCTTATCGAACGTCCCATCGTCATAAAAGAGGGCAAAGCGGTTCTCGGACGGCCGCCACAAAAAGTTATTGAATTGATAAAGGAATAA
- a CDS encoding ABC-F family ATP-binding cassette domain-containing protein, producing MLHTKDLTKRFGGRVLFENVNIKLDAGKRYGLIGANGAGKSTFLKIVAGEEDASGGEIIIGSGLKLGVLGQNQYAFEEFTIADAVLYGNKRLYDAIKEKERLYMEGNFDDDKVNERLGELEMVCVEEDPMYEYDVRIKKILEELGFPEEQHTELMSSLPSADKFKVLLAQVLFPKPDILFLDEPTNNLDIHAIAWLEEQLKRHEGTMIVISHDRHFLNSVVTHILDLDFKTIREFTGNYDDWYIASNLLQKQREMDRAKKLKEKEQLENFIRRFSANASKAKQATSRQKQLDKLDLSALQTSARRDPSIVFRKKREIGKEALELQNVNKKFDDHVVFENLNLKFNPGDKVALIGPNGVGKTTLCKMIMDDDLKPDGGEIRWGATVEPSYFPQDTTDRIKGTETLYEWLRSHDREADISEIRNCLGRMLFSGEEQEKSIEKISGGEKHRMMLSKMMLEQGNFLVLDEPTNHLDLEAIIALGEALYTFDGNVICVTHDRELIDAFANRIIEIKPDGEIIDFKGNYEEYAEYIGETATA from the coding sequence ATGCTTCATACAAAAGATTTGACCAAACGTTTCGGCGGACGGGTCCTTTTCGAAAATGTCAACATCAAACTGGATGCGGGCAAGCGTTACGGTCTTATCGGCGCCAATGGAGCCGGCAAGAGTACCTTCCTTAAAATCGTCGCAGGCGAAGAGGATGCCTCCGGCGGCGAGATCATCATTGGCAGCGGTCTGAAACTCGGTGTCCTCGGGCAGAACCAGTATGCCTTCGAAGAGTTCACGATCGCCGATGCGGTGCTTTACGGGAACAAACGCCTCTACGATGCGATCAAAGAGAAAGAGCGTCTCTATATGGAGGGCAATTTCGACGATGACAAGGTCAACGAACGACTGGGCGAGTTGGAGATGGTTTGCGTCGAAGAGGATCCGATGTACGAGTACGACGTGCGTATCAAGAAGATTCTCGAAGAGCTCGGCTTTCCGGAAGAGCAGCATACGGAACTGATGAGTTCGCTCCCGAGTGCGGACAAGTTCAAAGTGCTGTTGGCACAGGTGCTTTTTCCCAAACCCGATATTCTCTTCCTCGACGAGCCGACCAACAACCTCGACATCCATGCCATCGCATGGCTCGAAGAGCAGCTCAAGCGCCATGAAGGGACGATGATCGTCATTTCCCACGACCGCCACTTCCTCAACAGCGTCGTCACGCATATACTGGACCTCGATTTCAAGACGATCAGAGAGTTTACCGGTAACTACGACGACTGGTACATCGCCAGCAATCTGCTGCAGAAACAGCGGGAGATGGATCGTGCGAAGAAACTCAAAGAGAAAGAGCAGCTCGAAAATTTTATCAGAAGGTTCAGTGCCAACGCATCCAAGGCAAAACAGGCGACAAGCCGTCAGAAACAGTTGGACAAACTCGATCTGAGCGCTCTTCAAACCTCCGCCCGACGCGACCCGAGCATCGTTTTTCGCAAAAAGCGTGAAATCGGGAAAGAGGCGCTGGAACTTCAAAACGTCAACAAAAAATTCGACGACCATGTCGTTTTCGAAAACCTGAACCTCAAGTTCAATCCGGGCGATAAAGTGGCGCTCATCGGCCCCAACGGCGTCGGTAAGACGACGCTATGCAAAATGATCATGGACGACGACCTGAAACCGGACGGCGGCGAGATCCGTTGGGGTGCGACGGTTGAGCCGAGCTACTTCCCTCAGGATACGACCGATCGCATCAAGGGTACCGAAACTCTCTACGAGTGGCTCAGAAGCCACGACCGCGAAGCGGACATCTCAGAAATCCGTAACTGTCTGGGGCGTATGCTCTTTAGCGGTGAGGAGCAGGAGAAGAGCATAGAGAAGATCAGCGGAGGGGAGAAGCACCGCATGATGCTGAGCAAAATGATGCTGGAGCAGGGCAATTTCCTGGTCCTCGACGAACCGACCAACCACCTCGACCTCGAAGCGATCATCGCGCTCGGCGAAGCGCTCTACACTTTCGACGGCAATGTCATCTGCGTCACCCACGACCGCGAACTCATCGATGCCTTCGCCAATCGCATCATCGAGATCAAGCCGGACGGTGAGATCATCGATTTCAAAGGCAACTACGAAGAGTACGCCGAATATATCGGGGAGACGGCGACCGCCTGA
- a CDS encoding translation initiation factor — protein MGRGTKIEIEFGSFGGGWEADNKAGPAQADKEVLPPEKHSLVFRREKRRGKPVTLVGEFFLDKSKQKALLKRIKTRLGSGGTFKNGWMELQGEKTDLVRPLLEMENFRFKR, from the coding sequence ATGGGACGCGGAACGAAAATAGAGATCGAATTCGGCAGTTTCGGTGGCGGTTGGGAGGCCGACAACAAAGCCGGCCCGGCCCAAGCCGACAAAGAGGTATTGCCACCCGAAAAACACAGCCTCGTCTTCAGGCGCGAAAAGCGCCGCGGCAAACCCGTCACGCTCGTCGGTGAATTCTTTCTGGACAAATCGAAGCAGAAAGCCCTCCTGAAGCGCATCAAAACCAGACTCGGCAGCGGTGGCACCTTCAAAAACGGCTGGATGGAACTGCAGGGCGAAAAAACCGATCTCGTCCGCCCGCTTCTGGAAATGGAAAACTTCCGCTTCAAACGATAA